From a region of the Arachis ipaensis cultivar K30076 chromosome B09, Araip1.1, whole genome shotgun sequence genome:
- the LOC110267362 gene encoding ATP-dependent DNA helicase SRS2-like protein At4g25120 translates to MGDHHNSGRISAIFRAAKPLLPLKRPSNSSAFPSLQMKIGCEFDAPAKRVPLGEIQFNTCHNSTWNGSYARDNDLSEGKMAVNAVGGEESEKENAFGSCFDTLRKEPECSKSAPDYFSATGLLDDDFDESFLEEIDNLCQQKAAEKEVGRSELLDCSRSCGEVVLRESNDFGDAVDLSIDSMAVGSGEFVSFGVDLETKEEEFDANRDSLKSREMPEEYSNYLQNLNERQREAACTDISTPLMIVAGPGSGKVF, encoded by the exons ATGGGAGACCACCATAACAGTGGCCGAATCTCCGCCATTTTCAGGGCCGCAAAGCCACTCCTCCCTCTCAAAAGACCTTCTAATTCTTCTGCCTTCCCTTCTCTCCA AATGAAGATTGGGTGTGAATTTGATGCCCCTGCAAAGAGGGTTCCTCTTGGAGAGATCCAATTCAACACGTGCCACAATTCAACGTGGAATGGTAGTTATGCTCGTGACAATGATCTGAGTGAGGGGAAAATGGCGGTTAACGCAGTTGGCGGCGAGGAGAGTGAAAAGGAGAATGCTTTTGGATCGTGTTTTGATACTCTTAGGAAGGAACCAGAGTGCTCTAAGTCAGCACCGGATTATTTCTCGGCAACCGGACTTTtggatgatgattttgatgagtcCTTCTTGGAAGAGATTGATAATTTGTGTCAGCAGAAAGCCGCAGAGAAAGAGGTAGGGCGGAGTGAGTTGCTAGATTGTAGCCGGAGCTGCGGCGAGGTTGTTTTGAGAGAGAGCAATGATTTCGGCGATGCTGTTGATCTGAGTATTGATTCTATGGCTGTAGGAAGTGGTGAATTTGTTAGCTTTGGGGTTGATTTGGAAACTAAAGAAGAAGAATTCGATGCTAATAGAGATAGTTTGAAAAGTAGGGAAATGCCGGAGGAGTATTCGAATTACTTGCAAAACCTAAATGAGAGGCAGAGAGAAGCAGCTTGCACTGATATTTCAACCCCTTTGATGATTGTAGCTGGCCCTGGAAGTGGAAAGGTGTTTTAG
- the LOC107615948 gene encoding ATP-dependent DNA helicase SRS2-like protein At4g25120 isoform X2, whose product MQYKLLRILASHHKITIVGDDDQSIFSFNGADVSGFMSFRKDFPNYKEIRLNKNYRSTRCIVEAASSLIRNNAKRCQMKNVLTDNSSGSKIVVKECNNEDAQCAFVADKIIEISSSHSETTCSFGNIAILYRRQISGKAFQIAFRDRKIPFNIHGVAFYRKKVVRTIIAMLRTALPVCDDSSYIRVFKALLQFEKDQKKRVIDHINKISTIRKCSFILAASDIFSAKISGTFKRSELTHGRKVLTTLEMISKLVLREKSISAIITSVADLIPEKYLLEKRASVDVDGGTLLNEDYDIRSVRQYLLDDVSEFLSTKFLEIKEKREISEDKGCSFMLKAFLDFLFERETENFRARRKDNENSVTLTTIHQAKGLEWDVVFIVKVNESEIPLLHDYKGIIKETGALVEEERRLLYVAMTRARQKLFILHVMMDSNWQMLQPSRFLREIPNHLLEVQGEMNIQVQLKQEAVQKENAKLNANELLKEQQFEEEVVPMPNDLLNSHITESSNELAEFEEANNGNTFLRRFNVEDRSVVSHLFHKWAKKKAFQDQKRLLDKVGFVIEERLRDKRNKHKDLLNKLKLCLCSEEAFQYAQHVLRWEQIPADKRAHLMREKQEHFLKQKIENAMGSAAPTGKQISYLKKLGCTVTPTSKLHASHLIEQYKSL is encoded by the exons ATGCAATACAAACTTCTGAGGATTCTGGCCTCCCATCATAAAATAACAATTGTCGGTGACGATGATCAg TCCATTTTCAGTTTCAATGGAGCTGATGTTTCTGGATTTATGTCCTTTCGCAAGGATTTTCCTAACTACAAAGAG ATTAGGCTTAACAAAAACTACCGGTCCACACGCTGCATTGTAGAAGCTGCATCTTCTCTTATTCGAAATAATGCTAAGCGATGTCAAATGAAGAATGTTCTTACTGATAACTCTTCTGGATCCAAG ATAGTTGTAAAGGAGTGTAACAATGAGGATGCACAATGTGCATTTGTTGCTGACAAAATTATAGAAATTTCATCTAGTCATTCAGAAACTACCTGTTCTTTTGGTAACATTGCGATTCTTTACCGTAGGCAG ATATCAGGAAAAGCCTTTCAAATTGCGTTTCGTGATAGGAAAATACCATTTAACATTCATGGGGTGGCTTTTTACAGAAAAAag GTGGTGAGAACTATTATTGCCATGCTTAGAACAGCACTGCCTGTTTGTGATGATAGCTCATATATCCGTGTCTTTAAGGCTTTACTGCAATTTGAGAAAGATCAAAAAAAGAGG GTGATTGATCATATCAACAAGATTTCAACTATTAGAAAATGCAGTTTCATATTAGCTGCTAGTGACATATTTAGTGCAAAGATTTCTGGTACCTTTAAAAG GAGTGAGCTTACCCATGGAAGGAAGGTTCTGACTACTCTAGAGATGATATCGAAACTTGTTCTCAGG GAAAAATCAATCTCAGCTATCATAACTAGTGTGGCAGACTTGATACCCGAG AAATACCTTCTGGAGAAACGGGCAAGTGTTGATGTTGATGGAGGGACATTGCTGAATGAAGACTACGATATCAGATCT GTTCGTCAATACTTGCTGGATGATGTCTCTGAGTTTTTATCTACTAAATTTCTTGAGataaaagagaaaagggaaatatCAGAAGACAAAGGCTGCAGTTTTATGCTGAAGGCATTCCTAGATTTTTTATTTGAGCGCGAAACAGAGAACTTTCGTGCTCGGAGGAAGGATAATGAAAATTCTGTGACATTGACAACCATTCATCAG GCAAAAGGTTTAGAGTGGGATGTTGTCTTCATAGTTAAG GTAAATGAATCTGAGATTCCTCTACTACATGATTACAAAGGCATTATAAAGGAGACAGGGGCATTAGTTGAG GAAGAAAGACGTTTGTTATATGTTGCAATGACGCGTGCTCGGCAAAAGCTTTTCATTCTCCATGTTATGATGGACTCAAATTGGCAG ATGCTTCAACCTTCACGATTTCTGAGAGAAATCCCCAATCATCTTTTAGAGGTTCAG GGCGAAATGAATATACAAGTACAACTAAAGCAAGAAGCTGTTCAAAAGGAAAATGCCAAGCTTAATGCCAATGAGCTGCTAAAAGAGCAACAGTTTGAAGAAGAGGTGGTCCCCATGCCTAATGACTTACTCAATAGTCATATTACCGAGTCTTCCAATGAGCTTGCAGAATTTGAAGAGGCAAACAATGGGAATACTTTCTTAAGAAG ATTCAATGTTGAGGACAGATCTGTTGTTTCCCATTTATTCCATAAATGGGCCAAGAAGAAAGCATTTCAAGATCAAAAGAGATTGCTTGACAAG GTTGGTTTTGTAATTGAGGAACGCCTTAGAGATAAGAGAAACAAACACAAG GATTTGTTGAATAAACTAAAGTTGTGTTTATGCTCTGAGGAGGCATTTCAGTATGCTCAACAT GTTTTGAGATGGGAGCAAATCCCTGCTGATAAACGTGCTCATCTTATGAGGGAAAAACAG GAACATTTCTTGAAGCAGAAGATTGAGAATGCGATGGGTTCGGCAGCACCAACTGGCAAACAG ATTTCTTATTTGAAAAAACTAGGTTGCACGGTGACCCCTACGTCAAAGCTCCATGCGTCCCATCTTATTGAACAATACAAATCATTGTAA
- the LOC107615948 gene encoding ATP-dependent DNA helicase SRS2-like protein At4g25120 isoform X3 has translation MISPFSVSMELMFLDLCPFARIFLTTKRLNKNYRSTRCIVEAASSLIRNNAKRCQMKNVLTDNSSGSKIVVKECNNEDAQCAFVADKIIEISSSHSETTCSFGNIAILYRRQISGKAFQIAFRDRKIPFNIHGVAFYRKKVVRTIIAMLRTALPVCDDSSYIRVFKALLQFEKDQKKRVIDHINKISTIRKCSFILAASDIFSAKISGTFKRSELTHGRKVLTTLEMISKLVLREKSISAIITSVADLIPEKYLLEKRASVDVDGGTLLNEDYDIRSVRQYLLDDVSEFLSTKFLEIKEKREISEDKGCSFMLKAFLDFLFERETENFRARRKDNENSVTLTTIHQAKGLEWDVVFIVKVNESEIPLLHDYKGIIKETGALVEEERRLLYVAMTRARQKLFILHVMMDSNWQMLQPSRFLREIPNHLLEVQGEMNIQVQLKQEAVQKENAKLNANELLKEQQFEEEVVPMPNDLLNSHITESSNELAEFEEANNGNTFLRRFLFHIVKFNVEDRSVVSHLFHKWAKKKAFQDQKRLLDKVGFVIEERLRDKRNKHKDLLNKLKLCLCSEEAFQYAQHVLRWEQIPADKRAHLMREKQEHFLKQKIENAMGSAAPTGKQISYLKKLGCTVTPTSKLHASHLIEQYKSL, from the exons ATGATCAg TCCATTTTCAGTTTCAATGGAGCTGATGTTTCTGGATTTATGTCCTTTCGCAAGGATTTTCCTAACTACAAAGAG GCTTAACAAAAACTACCGGTCCACACGCTGCATTGTAGAAGCTGCATCTTCTCTTATTCGAAATAATGCTAAGCGATGTCAAATGAAGAATGTTCTTACTGATAACTCTTCTGGATCCAAG ATAGTTGTAAAGGAGTGTAACAATGAGGATGCACAATGTGCATTTGTTGCTGACAAAATTATAGAAATTTCATCTAGTCATTCAGAAACTACCTGTTCTTTTGGTAACATTGCGATTCTTTACCGTAGGCAG ATATCAGGAAAAGCCTTTCAAATTGCGTTTCGTGATAGGAAAATACCATTTAACATTCATGGGGTGGCTTTTTACAGAAAAAag GTGGTGAGAACTATTATTGCCATGCTTAGAACAGCACTGCCTGTTTGTGATGATAGCTCATATATCCGTGTCTTTAAGGCTTTACTGCAATTTGAGAAAGATCAAAAAAAGAGG GTGATTGATCATATCAACAAGATTTCAACTATTAGAAAATGCAGTTTCATATTAGCTGCTAGTGACATATTTAGTGCAAAGATTTCTGGTACCTTTAAAAG GAGTGAGCTTACCCATGGAAGGAAGGTTCTGACTACTCTAGAGATGATATCGAAACTTGTTCTCAGG GAAAAATCAATCTCAGCTATCATAACTAGTGTGGCAGACTTGATACCCGAG AAATACCTTCTGGAGAAACGGGCAAGTGTTGATGTTGATGGAGGGACATTGCTGAATGAAGACTACGATATCAGATCT GTTCGTCAATACTTGCTGGATGATGTCTCTGAGTTTTTATCTACTAAATTTCTTGAGataaaagagaaaagggaaatatCAGAAGACAAAGGCTGCAGTTTTATGCTGAAGGCATTCCTAGATTTTTTATTTGAGCGCGAAACAGAGAACTTTCGTGCTCGGAGGAAGGATAATGAAAATTCTGTGACATTGACAACCATTCATCAG GCAAAAGGTTTAGAGTGGGATGTTGTCTTCATAGTTAAG GTAAATGAATCTGAGATTCCTCTACTACATGATTACAAAGGCATTATAAAGGAGACAGGGGCATTAGTTGAG GAAGAAAGACGTTTGTTATATGTTGCAATGACGCGTGCTCGGCAAAAGCTTTTCATTCTCCATGTTATGATGGACTCAAATTGGCAG ATGCTTCAACCTTCACGATTTCTGAGAGAAATCCCCAATCATCTTTTAGAGGTTCAG GGCGAAATGAATATACAAGTACAACTAAAGCAAGAAGCTGTTCAAAAGGAAAATGCCAAGCTTAATGCCAATGAGCTGCTAAAAGAGCAACAGTTTGAAGAAGAGGTGGTCCCCATGCCTAATGACTTACTCAATAGTCATATTACCGAGTCTTCCAATGAGCTTGCAGAATTTGAAGAGGCAAACAATGGGAATACTTTCTTAAGAAGGTTCCTCTTCCATATTGTGAA ATTCAATGTTGAGGACAGATCTGTTGTTTCCCATTTATTCCATAAATGGGCCAAGAAGAAAGCATTTCAAGATCAAAAGAGATTGCTTGACAAG GTTGGTTTTGTAATTGAGGAACGCCTTAGAGATAAGAGAAACAAACACAAG GATTTGTTGAATAAACTAAAGTTGTGTTTATGCTCTGAGGAGGCATTTCAGTATGCTCAACAT GTTTTGAGATGGGAGCAAATCCCTGCTGATAAACGTGCTCATCTTATGAGGGAAAAACAG GAACATTTCTTGAAGCAGAAGATTGAGAATGCGATGGGTTCGGCAGCACCAACTGGCAAACAG ATTTCTTATTTGAAAAAACTAGGTTGCACGGTGACCCCTACGTCAAAGCTCCATGCGTCCCATCTTATTGAACAATACAAATCATTGTAA
- the LOC107615948 gene encoding ATP-dependent DNA helicase SRS2-like protein At4g25120 isoform X1, whose amino-acid sequence MQYKLLRILASHHKITIVGDDDQSIFSFNGADVSGFMSFRKDFPNYKEIRLNKNYRSTRCIVEAASSLIRNNAKRCQMKNVLTDNSSGSKIVVKECNNEDAQCAFVADKIIEISSSHSETTCSFGNIAILYRRQISGKAFQIAFRDRKIPFNIHGVAFYRKKVVRTIIAMLRTALPVCDDSSYIRVFKALLQFEKDQKKRVIDHINKISTIRKCSFILAASDIFSAKISGTFKRSELTHGRKVLTTLEMISKLVLREKSISAIITSVADLIPEKYLLEKRASVDVDGGTLLNEDYDIRSVRQYLLDDVSEFLSTKFLEIKEKREISEDKGCSFMLKAFLDFLFERETENFRARRKDNENSVTLTTIHQAKGLEWDVVFIVKVNESEIPLLHDYKGIIKETGALVEEERRLLYVAMTRARQKLFILHVMMDSNWQMLQPSRFLREIPNHLLEVQGEMNIQVQLKQEAVQKENAKLNANELLKEQQFEEEVVPMPNDLLNSHITESSNELAEFEEANNGNTFLRRFLFHIVKFNVEDRSVVSHLFHKWAKKKAFQDQKRLLDKVGFVIEERLRDKRNKHKDLLNKLKLCLCSEEAFQYAQHVLRWEQIPADKRAHLMREKQEHFLKQKIENAMGSAAPTGKQISYLKKLGCTVTPTSKLHASHLIEQYKSL is encoded by the exons ATGCAATACAAACTTCTGAGGATTCTGGCCTCCCATCATAAAATAACAATTGTCGGTGACGATGATCAg TCCATTTTCAGTTTCAATGGAGCTGATGTTTCTGGATTTATGTCCTTTCGCAAGGATTTTCCTAACTACAAAGAG ATTAGGCTTAACAAAAACTACCGGTCCACACGCTGCATTGTAGAAGCTGCATCTTCTCTTATTCGAAATAATGCTAAGCGATGTCAAATGAAGAATGTTCTTACTGATAACTCTTCTGGATCCAAG ATAGTTGTAAAGGAGTGTAACAATGAGGATGCACAATGTGCATTTGTTGCTGACAAAATTATAGAAATTTCATCTAGTCATTCAGAAACTACCTGTTCTTTTGGTAACATTGCGATTCTTTACCGTAGGCAG ATATCAGGAAAAGCCTTTCAAATTGCGTTTCGTGATAGGAAAATACCATTTAACATTCATGGGGTGGCTTTTTACAGAAAAAag GTGGTGAGAACTATTATTGCCATGCTTAGAACAGCACTGCCTGTTTGTGATGATAGCTCATATATCCGTGTCTTTAAGGCTTTACTGCAATTTGAGAAAGATCAAAAAAAGAGG GTGATTGATCATATCAACAAGATTTCAACTATTAGAAAATGCAGTTTCATATTAGCTGCTAGTGACATATTTAGTGCAAAGATTTCTGGTACCTTTAAAAG GAGTGAGCTTACCCATGGAAGGAAGGTTCTGACTACTCTAGAGATGATATCGAAACTTGTTCTCAGG GAAAAATCAATCTCAGCTATCATAACTAGTGTGGCAGACTTGATACCCGAG AAATACCTTCTGGAGAAACGGGCAAGTGTTGATGTTGATGGAGGGACATTGCTGAATGAAGACTACGATATCAGATCT GTTCGTCAATACTTGCTGGATGATGTCTCTGAGTTTTTATCTACTAAATTTCTTGAGataaaagagaaaagggaaatatCAGAAGACAAAGGCTGCAGTTTTATGCTGAAGGCATTCCTAGATTTTTTATTTGAGCGCGAAACAGAGAACTTTCGTGCTCGGAGGAAGGATAATGAAAATTCTGTGACATTGACAACCATTCATCAG GCAAAAGGTTTAGAGTGGGATGTTGTCTTCATAGTTAAG GTAAATGAATCTGAGATTCCTCTACTACATGATTACAAAGGCATTATAAAGGAGACAGGGGCATTAGTTGAG GAAGAAAGACGTTTGTTATATGTTGCAATGACGCGTGCTCGGCAAAAGCTTTTCATTCTCCATGTTATGATGGACTCAAATTGGCAG ATGCTTCAACCTTCACGATTTCTGAGAGAAATCCCCAATCATCTTTTAGAGGTTCAG GGCGAAATGAATATACAAGTACAACTAAAGCAAGAAGCTGTTCAAAAGGAAAATGCCAAGCTTAATGCCAATGAGCTGCTAAAAGAGCAACAGTTTGAAGAAGAGGTGGTCCCCATGCCTAATGACTTACTCAATAGTCATATTACCGAGTCTTCCAATGAGCTTGCAGAATTTGAAGAGGCAAACAATGGGAATACTTTCTTAAGAAGGTTCCTCTTCCATATTGTGAA ATTCAATGTTGAGGACAGATCTGTTGTTTCCCATTTATTCCATAAATGGGCCAAGAAGAAAGCATTTCAAGATCAAAAGAGATTGCTTGACAAG GTTGGTTTTGTAATTGAGGAACGCCTTAGAGATAAGAGAAACAAACACAAG GATTTGTTGAATAAACTAAAGTTGTGTTTATGCTCTGAGGAGGCATTTCAGTATGCTCAACAT GTTTTGAGATGGGAGCAAATCCCTGCTGATAAACGTGCTCATCTTATGAGGGAAAAACAG GAACATTTCTTGAAGCAGAAGATTGAGAATGCGATGGGTTCGGCAGCACCAACTGGCAAACAG ATTTCTTATTTGAAAAAACTAGGTTGCACGGTGACCCCTACGTCAAAGCTCCATGCGTCCCATCTTATTGAACAATACAAATCATTGTAA